In Nocardia sp. NBC_00403, one DNA window encodes the following:
- a CDS encoding ribonuclease Z translates to MSPRELVVLGTASQVPTKQRNHNGYLLRWGEEGLLFDPGEGTQRQMAYAGVSVTDITRIAVTHFHGDHCLGLPGVIQRINLDRVPHPVDVYYPASGEQYLDRLSNATAFHHTVELRRHPITGPGSLAASGAPFTLATVPLSHPVEAFGYRITEPDGVRMLPDRLRAIGLRGPIVGQLQRQGAIEWGGRTVTLAEVSAPRRGQSFAFVMDTRLCAGVHELAAEVDMLVIEATFLDADAGLAEEYGHLTAGQAARVAAAAGVRTLVLTHFSQRYRDLDEHFAEAARHFTGPIVVAEDLARIPLPPRH, encoded by the coding sequence ATGTCACCACGCGAACTCGTCGTCCTCGGCACCGCGAGCCAGGTGCCGACCAAACAGCGCAACCACAATGGGTACCTGCTCAGATGGGGCGAGGAGGGCCTGCTCTTCGATCCCGGCGAGGGCACGCAGCGGCAGATGGCGTACGCGGGGGTTTCGGTCACCGATATCACCCGCATCGCGGTGACCCACTTCCACGGCGACCACTGCCTCGGCCTGCCCGGGGTGATCCAGCGGATCAATCTGGACCGAGTCCCACATCCGGTCGACGTGTACTACCCCGCCTCCGGCGAGCAGTATCTCGATCGGCTCAGTAATGCCACCGCCTTCCATCACACGGTCGAGCTGCGCAGGCATCCGATCACCGGGCCGGGCTCGTTGGCCGCATCCGGCGCGCCTTTCACCCTGGCCACGGTGCCGCTGTCGCATCCGGTCGAGGCCTTCGGCTACCGGATCACCGAACCCGACGGTGTCCGTATGCTGCCGGATCGACTCCGTGCCATCGGGCTTCGCGGACCGATCGTCGGGCAGTTGCAGCGACAGGGTGCGATCGAATGGGGTGGGCGCACAGTCACCTTGGCCGAAGTCAGTGCGCCGCGGCGGGGGCAGAGTTTTGCGTTCGTGATGGACACTCGGCTCTGCGCGGGCGTCCACGAGCTGGCCGCCGAGGTGGACATGCTGGTGATCGAGGCGACGTTCCTGGACGCCGATGCCGGCCTCGCCGAGGAGTACGGGCACCTCACCGCAGGACAAGCGGCCAGGGTGGCCGCGGCAGCGGGAGTGCGCACGCTCGTGCTGACGCACTTCTCCCAGCGATACCGGGACCTCGACGAGCATTTCGCCGAAGCCGCACGGCATTTCACCGGCCCGATCGTTGTCGCGGAAGACCTGGCGAGAATCCCGCTGCCGCCCCGGCACTGA
- the egtC gene encoding ergothioneine biosynthesis protein EgtC: MCRQLGYLGPQVRVGDMLTLGTHSLRTQAWAPKDMRRGGTINADGFGVAWWRDGDDSVTVSRYRNSAPIWTDPAVEEVLPQLESWAVLAAVRSATVGMPIERSACAPFTHGRWAFSHNGMVSDWRRTLAAVAAEFDSTAAELGAGLFTPTRLLEAESATDSATLWVILRGLLATGAPDGEWGAAPAALSLLVSAVLAHAPQSRLNFLLGDGAQLWATTWHHSLSALVTDDFAILSSEPFDDDPRWQPIPDRSLVTARPGALSVDPLPSAPASPEKDAIPKGTPL, encoded by the coding sequence ATGTGTAGGCAGCTCGGTTACCTCGGCCCGCAGGTGCGGGTGGGTGACATGCTCACGCTCGGAACACATTCACTGCGCACCCAGGCGTGGGCGCCGAAGGACATGCGTCGTGGCGGCACGATAAACGCCGACGGGTTCGGTGTCGCCTGGTGGCGCGACGGCGACGATTCGGTGACGGTCAGCCGCTACCGCAATTCGGCGCCGATCTGGACCGACCCGGCCGTCGAAGAGGTACTGCCGCAACTGGAATCGTGGGCGGTGCTGGCCGCGGTACGCTCGGCCACCGTCGGCATGCCGATCGAGCGGAGCGCCTGCGCGCCGTTCACCCACGGCCGCTGGGCATTCAGCCACAACGGCATGGTGTCGGATTGGCGGCGCACGCTCGCCGCGGTGGCCGCGGAATTCGACAGCACCGCAGCCGAACTCGGCGCCGGGCTGTTCACGCCGACCCGGTTGCTCGAAGCGGAATCGGCCACCGATTCGGCAACGCTCTGGGTGATTCTGCGCGGCCTGCTCGCCACCGGCGCGCCCGACGGCGAGTGGGGGGCCGCGCCCGCCGCGCTGAGCCTGCTGGTCTCCGCCGTGCTCGCCCACGCCCCGCAATCGCGACTGAACTTCCTGCTCGGCGATGGCGCCCAACTGTGGGCGACCACCTGGCATCACTCGCTGTCGGCGCTGGTCACCGACGACTTCGCCATCCTCTCCTCCGAACCGTTCGATGACGACCCCCGCTGGCAGCCGATCCCCGATCGGAGCCTGGTCACCGCACGGCCCGGCGCGCTGTCGGTCGATCCGCTTCCCTCCGCACCCGCGTCACCCGAGAAAGACGCGATACCGAAAGGCACTCCGCTATGA
- the egtB gene encoding ergothioneine biosynthesis protein EgtB — MTIHHPSTDNTETERLRDQIAEVLTRARDRTLTLTDSLDEAELIAQHSRLMSPLVWDLVHIGNQEELWLVRDVGGREPVRADIDELYDAFKHARANRPALPLLDPTQARGYVGTVRDRVWEVLDRSALRGRELVDGGFAFGMIAQHEQQHDETMLATHQLRTGPAVLSAPAAPTVTTPVSGEVIIPAGEFTMGTSTEPWALDNERPAHRVQVPAFAIDAAPVTNAQYLAFVGDGGYDRPELWSERGWAHRQQAGLVAPQFWERDPAGQWWRRVFGVPTPLRLHQPVLHVCWFEAEAYANWAGKRLPTEAEWEKAARVDPATGESRRYPWGNAEPDSSTANLGQRHLEPADVGAYPAGASPAGVHQLIGDVWEWTASGFDPYPGFRAFPYAEYSDVFFGGDYRVLRGGSFGTDPVACRSTFRNWDHPIRRQIFSGFRLARDLRQGEGE; from the coding sequence GTGACCATTCATCACCCGAGCACCGACAACACCGAGACCGAACGGCTCCGGGACCAGATCGCCGAAGTTCTGACCCGGGCGCGCGACCGCACCCTCACCCTCACCGACAGCCTCGACGAGGCCGAGCTGATCGCCCAGCATTCCCGGCTGATGAGCCCGCTGGTGTGGGACCTCGTGCACATCGGCAACCAGGAGGAGCTGTGGCTGGTGCGCGATGTCGGCGGACGTGAGCCGGTGCGCGCCGACATCGATGAGCTCTACGACGCCTTCAAGCACGCGCGCGCCAACCGGCCCGCGCTGCCGCTGCTGGACCCGACGCAGGCCAGAGGCTATGTCGGCACTGTGCGCGACAGGGTGTGGGAGGTGCTGGACCGCAGCGCATTACGCGGCAGGGAACTCGTCGACGGCGGTTTTGCCTTCGGCATGATCGCCCAGCACGAGCAACAGCACGACGAGACCATGCTGGCCACCCATCAGCTGCGAACCGGGCCCGCCGTGTTGTCCGCGCCCGCAGCGCCGACGGTGACCACCCCGGTCAGCGGCGAAGTGATCATTCCCGCAGGGGAATTCACCATGGGTACTTCGACCGAGCCGTGGGCCCTGGACAACGAGCGCCCCGCGCACCGAGTGCAGGTGCCGGCCTTTGCCATCGACGCCGCGCCGGTGACCAACGCGCAGTACCTGGCCTTCGTCGGTGACGGCGGCTACGACCGACCCGAGCTCTGGTCGGAGCGCGGCTGGGCGCATCGTCAGCAGGCCGGGCTCGTCGCGCCGCAGTTCTGGGAGCGCGATCCGGCCGGGCAGTGGTGGCGCCGGGTTTTCGGCGTGCCGACACCGCTGCGTCTGCATCAGCCGGTGCTGCACGTGTGCTGGTTCGAGGCCGAGGCCTACGCCAACTGGGCGGGCAAGCGCCTGCCCACCGAGGCCGAATGGGAGAAGGCGGCCCGCGTCGATCCGGCCACCGGGGAGTCGCGCCGCTACCCGTGGGGTAATGCCGAACCCGATTCCAGCACCGCGAATCTCGGGCAGCGACATCTGGAGCCCGCCGATGTCGGCGCGTACCCGGCGGGTGCGTCCCCGGCCGGCGTGCACCAACTCATCGGTGATGTCTGGGAGTGGACCGCTTCCGGCTTCGATCCGTACCCGGGCTTCCGTGCCTTTCCGTATGCGGAGTACTCGGATGTCTTCTTCGGTGGTGACTATCGAGTGCTGCGCGGCGGATCGTTCGGCACCGATCCCGTTGCCTGCCGCAGCACTTTCCGCAACTGGGACCATCCGATCCGGCGGCAGATCTTCTCCGGCTTCCGGCTGGCCCGCGACCTTCGACAGGGTGAAGGCGAATGA
- a CDS encoding TetR/AcrR family transcriptional regulator, with the protein MVGNESLRERLVGAGVELLEEVGAGRLGLRAITRAAGVSHGAPRRHFPTHNALLAAIAARGFADLIEWFDVVEAGAATAREHLERMGAAYVEFAGLRPEMFTLMFRHDLLEGSGENLRSTTLPLFRRFAALVHEATPADTDSGPPGERAIALWTNLHGIAALQANRSLRLVGPAIDVRALVARVIELHVA; encoded by the coding sequence ATGGTCGGAAACGAGTCACTGCGGGAACGGCTGGTCGGTGCCGGTGTCGAGCTGCTGGAGGAAGTCGGCGCGGGCCGGCTCGGGCTGCGCGCGATCACCAGGGCGGCAGGGGTGTCACACGGTGCGCCGCGCAGGCACTTCCCCACCCACAATGCCTTGCTGGCCGCCATCGCCGCCCGTGGCTTCGCGGATCTCATCGAATGGTTCGATGTGGTCGAGGCGGGTGCGGCGACGGCACGCGAGCACCTGGAGCGCATGGGTGCGGCATATGTCGAGTTCGCGGGACTGCGGCCCGAGATGTTCACCCTGATGTTCCGCCACGATCTGCTCGAGGGCTCCGGCGAGAACCTGCGCTCGACGACGCTGCCGCTGTTCCGGCGGTTCGCCGCGCTCGTCCACGAGGCGACCCCGGCGGACACCGACTCCGGTCCGCCGGGGGAGCGGGCGATTGCGCTGTGGACCAATCTGCACGGCATCGCGGCGCTGCAAGCCAACCGCAGCCTTCGGCTGGTCGGTCCGGCTATCGATGTGCGGGCACTGGTCGCCCGGGTGATCGAATTGCACGTCGCCTGA
- a CDS encoding fatty acyl-AMP ligase, whose translation MSRFTDEMYATADTSTHGLVTGEPDAPRRQTWGEIHQIARRMAGALAEAGIGHSDAVGVLAGLPVDIAPACQAIWMRGASITMLHQPTPRTDLMMWARDTETVLTMIEARAVVLGAPFEAAEPLLRERGITVVRIDQLHNGKDTDPVPTTESDIALQQLTSGSTGSPKAVQITHGNFFVNAYAMFDRVKFQLDDDVMISWLPLFHDMGMVGFLSVPMQFGAEVVCVTPLDFLMRPLLWAELIDKYRGTVTAAPNFAYSLLARRLKQAEAGSLDLSSVRYMWNGAEPVDPDTMDALAAAGQRFGLNPMALTPVYGMAETTLAVSVPDPGHGQVLDIVDADLLEALGKAVPVHDDHTHQGNVRRLPTLGYLVDNLEGRVVDAERQPLPTRSVGVIELRGPAATAGYITVNGFRSAQDDEGWLDTGDIGYFTEEGLVVVCGRIKDVIIMGGRNIYPTDIERAAMHVTGVRPGNAVAVRLDAGEKRESFAVVVESNDHQNADEVKRIEHEIVHAVFTEVGVRPRTVTVLGPGALPKTSSGKLRRSATAIHLH comes from the coding sequence TTGAGCAGGTTCACCGACGAGATGTACGCGACGGCCGACACCTCCACCCACGGGCTTGTCACCGGAGAACCCGACGCCCCGCGACGCCAGACCTGGGGCGAAATCCATCAGATCGCACGCCGCATGGCGGGTGCACTTGCCGAAGCCGGGATCGGACACAGCGACGCTGTCGGCGTGCTCGCCGGCCTGCCGGTCGATATCGCACCCGCATGCCAAGCCATCTGGATGCGGGGCGCGTCGATCACCATGTTGCATCAGCCGACCCCGCGCACCGATCTGATGATGTGGGCTCGTGACACCGAGACCGTGCTCACCATGATCGAGGCGCGGGCCGTGGTGCTCGGCGCTCCCTTCGAGGCCGCGGAGCCGCTGCTGCGCGAGCGCGGCATCACGGTGGTGCGCATCGATCAGCTGCACAACGGCAAGGACACCGATCCGGTGCCGACCACCGAATCCGATATCGCGTTGCAGCAGTTGACTTCCGGGTCGACCGGATCGCCCAAAGCGGTGCAGATCACGCACGGAAACTTCTTCGTCAACGCGTACGCCATGTTCGATCGGGTGAAGTTCCAGCTCGACGACGATGTGATGATCAGCTGGCTGCCCCTGTTCCACGACATGGGCATGGTCGGATTCCTCAGCGTCCCGATGCAATTCGGCGCCGAGGTGGTGTGCGTGACGCCGCTGGACTTCCTGATGCGCCCCCTGCTGTGGGCGGAGCTGATCGACAAGTACCGCGGCACCGTCACGGCGGCACCGAATTTCGCGTACTCCCTGCTGGCTCGCCGGCTGAAGCAGGCGGAGGCGGGATCGCTTGATCTCAGCAGCGTCCGCTACATGTGGAACGGTGCGGAGCCGGTCGATCCCGACACCATGGACGCGCTTGCCGCGGCCGGACAACGCTTCGGGCTCAACCCGATGGCACTGACCCCCGTCTACGGCATGGCCGAAACCACCCTGGCCGTCTCGGTCCCGGACCCGGGCCACGGCCAGGTGCTCGACATCGTCGACGCCGACCTGCTCGAGGCGCTCGGTAAGGCGGTGCCGGTGCACGACGACCATACGCACCAGGGCAATGTCCGCAGACTGCCGACGCTGGGCTACCTGGTCGACAACCTGGAGGGCCGGGTAGTCGACGCCGAACGCCAGCCGCTGCCGACCCGATCGGTAGGCGTCATCGAATTGCGCGGCCCAGCGGCTACTGCCGGCTATATCACCGTCAACGGCTTCCGCTCCGCACAGGACGACGAGGGCTGGCTCGACACCGGCGACATCGGCTACTTCACCGAAGAGGGCCTTGTCGTGGTCTGTGGCCGCATCAAGGACGTCATCATCATGGGCGGCCGCAATATTTACCCCACCGACATCGAGCGCGCTGCGATGCACGTCACCGGCGTCCGGCCGGGCAATGCGGTCGCCGTCCGTCTCGACGCCGGTGAGAAACGCGAAAGCTTCGCGGTGGTGGTGGAGAGCAACGACCACCAGAACGCCGACGAGGTCAAACGCATCGAACACGAGATCGTGCATGCGGTCTTCACCGAGGTCGGCGTCCGCCCTCGCACCGTCACGGTGCTCGGTCCGGGTGCGCTTCCCAAGACCTCCTCGGGCAAACTCCGCCGCTCCGCCACCGCCATCCACCTGCACTGA
- the egtD gene encoding L-histidine N(alpha)-methyltransferase, whose protein sequence is MTGPTLEIYLSDDDLTSALRADARLGLTADPKWLPPKWFYDARGSELFEQITELPEYYPTRTERALLQQVVGEIARTAQAEVLVELGAGSAAKTRLLLSALTSEGPLKTYVPQDVSSSALRAAADEIAAEFPGLAVHGVVSDFTDTLHNLPGGGRRMIAFLGGTIGNLVPAERADFLASIHDVLEPGEQLLLGAGLVIDPAVLVPAYDDAAGVTAEFNRNVLHVLNNRLDADFEPDKFEHIAVWDAENEWIEMRLEAVEDMTVGVRDLDLTVEFARGEQLRTEISAKFRINGLDAELTAAGFRTEHVWTDPDNRFALVLAARI, encoded by the coding sequence ATGACTGGACCGACGCTGGAGATCTACCTATCCGACGACGACCTCACCTCGGCGTTGCGGGCGGATGCCAGGCTCGGGCTCACCGCGGACCCGAAGTGGTTGCCACCCAAGTGGTTCTACGACGCCCGCGGCAGCGAACTGTTCGAGCAGATCACCGAACTGCCGGAGTACTACCCGACGCGCACCGAACGCGCATTGCTGCAACAGGTTGTCGGCGAGATCGCGCGCACCGCGCAGGCCGAGGTCCTCGTCGAGTTGGGCGCCGGTTCGGCAGCCAAAACTCGGCTGCTGCTCTCCGCGCTCACCAGCGAGGGGCCGTTGAAGACCTATGTCCCGCAGGATGTCTCGTCCTCGGCGCTGCGCGCGGCCGCCGACGAGATCGCGGCGGAATTCCCCGGTCTCGCCGTCCACGGAGTGGTCAGCGATTTCACCGACACCCTGCACAACCTGCCCGGCGGCGGCCGCCGCATGATCGCCTTCCTCGGTGGCACCATCGGCAATCTCGTCCCGGCCGAACGCGCCGATTTCCTTGCGAGCATCCACGACGTGCTGGAACCCGGTGAACAACTGCTGCTCGGCGCCGGCCTGGTCATCGACCCCGCCGTCCTCGTCCCCGCCTACGACGATGCCGCGGGGGTCACTGCGGAGTTCAACCGAAATGTCCTGCATGTTCTCAACAACCGGCTCGACGCCGACTTCGAACCCGACAAGTTCGAGCACATCGCCGTTTGGGATGCCGAGAACGAATGGATCGAAATGCGCCTGGAGGCAGTCGAGGACATGACCGTCGGGGTCCGCGATCTCGACCTGACCGTCGAATTCGCCCGCGGTGAGCAGCTACGCACCGAAATCTCCGCCAAGTTCCGTATCAATGGGCTCGACGCCGAACTGACGGCAGCAGGTTTCCGCACCGAACACGTCTGGACCGACCCGGACAACCGTTTCGCGCTGGTACTCGCAGCCAGAATATGA
- a CDS encoding lysophospholipid acyltransferase family protein: MWYRLFKYVLLGPLLRLLGRPEVEGLRHVPKEGPVIIAANHLAVIDSLYLALVMPRRVTFLAKQEYFTGTGVKGRFQRWFFTASGQVPVDRTGGTAAADALAAATKILRSGGVWAIHPEGTRSPDGRIYRGRTGALRVAMATGAPVIPVVLSGTDKVNPRGSRCWRFAKVRIDVGAPRYYPPIVLHTEVPVERVRAATDLLMRELAARSGRHYVDRYAATFGSKQ, translated from the coding sequence GTGTGGTACCGGCTGTTCAAGTACGTGTTGCTAGGCCCGCTGTTGCGGTTACTCGGCAGACCCGAAGTGGAAGGGTTGCGGCATGTTCCGAAAGAGGGACCGGTCATCATCGCGGCCAACCACCTGGCCGTGATCGACTCGCTATACCTGGCGCTGGTCATGCCGCGGCGAGTCACGTTCCTGGCCAAGCAGGAGTACTTCACCGGCACCGGGGTGAAGGGACGCTTCCAGCGCTGGTTCTTTACCGCGTCAGGCCAGGTGCCGGTGGACCGGACCGGCGGCACCGCGGCCGCGGACGCTCTCGCCGCCGCCACGAAGATCCTGCGGTCGGGCGGCGTCTGGGCGATCCACCCGGAAGGCACCCGCTCCCCCGACGGCCGGATCTACCGCGGCCGAACAGGTGCGCTGCGCGTCGCCATGGCGACGGGCGCTCCGGTAATCCCGGTGGTGTTGTCCGGCACCGACAAGGTGAACCCGCGCGGCAGCCGGTGCTGGCGCTTCGCCAAGGTCCGCATCGATGTGGGCGCACCGCGCTACTACCCGCCGATCGTGCTGCACACCGAGGTGCCCGTCGAGCGCGTTCGTGCCGCAACCGATCTGTTGATGCGGGAACTCGCCGCGCGGTCGGGCCGCCACTACGTCGACCGCTACGCGGCCACCTTCGGCAGCAAGCAGTAG
- a CDS encoding aminotransferase class V-fold PLP-dependent enzyme: MLDDHRVRDDTPGISSSSGTGLVFLDSAGSSLPSRTVTDTVVDHLRREAEIGGYRAANERLDDLASVKTVIGTLINADPVSIALSDSATRSWADFFYSVPLSPGDRILISGADYASNAIAALQRAKATGATVQHIPSDSSGQLDLDALAAMMDERVKLVSLLHVPTNGGLVNPAAEATRIAHTVGALVLLDACQSAGQLPIDVVELGVDALSVTGRKWLRGPRGTGFLYLRPELATSMVPQRLDLHSAGWTAPGTYTLAPDARRFEFWECDVAARLGLGAAVQYLLDLGPDDVYAAIAARAAYLRKSLPEIDGVTVRDIGIRHNGIVSFTVDGIDSVEVRDHLAAQEITVTVSHASSTLLDMTARGLASVVRASPHCFVSFEELDRFVAAVAAL; this comes from the coding sequence ATGCTGGACGACCATCGCGTACGGGACGACACTCCAGGCATCTCGTCGAGTTCGGGAACCGGGTTGGTTTTCCTCGACAGCGCGGGATCGTCACTGCCATCGCGGACTGTCACCGACACCGTCGTCGATCACCTGCGTCGCGAAGCCGAGATCGGTGGCTACCGTGCTGCAAACGAACGTCTCGACGATCTCGCCAGCGTGAAAACCGTGATCGGCACGCTCATCAACGCCGACCCGGTCAGCATCGCGCTCAGCGACAGCGCCACCCGCTCCTGGGCCGATTTCTTCTACTCGGTGCCGCTCTCGCCCGGCGATCGCATCCTGATCTCCGGCGCCGACTACGCGAGCAACGCCATCGCGGCATTGCAGCGCGCGAAGGCGACTGGGGCAACCGTGCAGCACATCCCCAGCGACAGCAGTGGCCAGCTCGATCTCGACGCCCTCGCGGCCATGATGGACGAGCGCGTCAAGCTGGTCTCGCTGTTGCACGTGCCGACCAACGGCGGACTGGTCAACCCGGCCGCCGAGGCCACCAGGATCGCGCACACGGTCGGCGCCTTGGTGTTGCTGGATGCCTGCCAGTCCGCAGGGCAGCTCCCGATCGATGTGGTCGAACTCGGCGTCGACGCGCTCTCGGTGACCGGCCGCAAGTGGCTGCGCGGACCACGCGGCACCGGATTTCTATACCTGCGCCCGGAATTGGCCACGTCGATGGTGCCCCAACGTCTCGACCTGCACAGCGCAGGGTGGACGGCGCCCGGCACCTACACCCTCGCCCCCGATGCGAGGCGATTCGAATTCTGGGAATGCGATGTCGCGGCCCGCCTCGGCTTGGGCGCCGCCGTGCAGTACCTGCTCGACCTCGGCCCCGACGATGTCTACGCCGCCATCGCGGCCCGCGCGGCGTACTTGCGCAAGTCGCTGCCGGAGATCGACGGCGTCACCGTCCGTGACATCGGCATCAGGCACAACGGCATCGTCTCCTTCACCGTCGACGGCATCGACTCCGTCGAGGTCCGCGATCATCTTGCGGCACAAGAAATTACGGTGACGGTCAGTCACGCCTCCTCCACGCTGTTGGATATGACCGCGCGTGGTCTGGCGTCGGTGGTCCGTGCCTCCCCGCACTGCTTCGTCAGCTTCGAGGAGCTGGACCGTTTCGTGGCCGCCGTCGCAGCGCTCTGA
- the egtA gene encoding ergothioneine biosynthesis glutamate--cysteine ligase EgtA gives MAVTLEHPESVSAIQDGDLSSRVAAEAYVGGVCFKLGPPMLIGAELEWLTVQGECSTSGRSAAPRPQLAALAAALGPYAPRSIAPDSPALSLPGGSRVTIEPGGQIELSSAPFAAAAQLCEGLRIDSRMLRDLLESRSIRTVSGAADADRRPKRVLQLPRYRAMEQSFGGIGPFGKLMMCNTAATQVSVDAGADRTEVTARWTALYTIGPALLAAFACSPALRGAPVGDWASQRMRTWLRLDHARTRPPVEAWPNPIADYGRWALDVPLLCVRRPDPAHDGDAAANGAGDNGHDPGWSAPPGASFADWLSGALDDEVGRRPDIGDLDYHLTTLFPPVRAAGHLEVRYLDAQPDDDWMVPIHVVDALMSTPAAVAEATAVAAPLAGQWLHAARCGLADPQIRSVAVELLTLAEAYAATPDAAREIAGALRRCRGGRTPTGEAVADGAGGGS, from the coding sequence ATGGCGGTCACGCTGGAACATCCGGAATCGGTCAGCGCCATCCAGGACGGGGATCTGTCCTCGCGGGTCGCGGCCGAGGCCTATGTGGGTGGCGTCTGTTTCAAATTGGGACCACCAATGCTGATCGGCGCCGAACTCGAGTGGCTCACCGTGCAGGGTGAGTGTTCGACGTCAGGCCGATCGGCCGCTCCCCGCCCGCAACTGGCTGCACTCGCAGCTGCTCTCGGACCCTATGCACCGAGGTCCATCGCCCCCGATTCACCGGCGCTCTCACTGCCGGGGGGCAGCCGGGTCACCATCGAACCCGGCGGTCAGATCGAACTCTCCAGCGCCCCGTTCGCCGCTGCCGCGCAGCTGTGCGAGGGATTGCGCATCGACTCCCGGATGTTGCGGGATCTTCTCGAATCCCGATCCATCCGCACTGTCTCCGGCGCCGCCGACGCGGACCGCCGCCCCAAACGGGTGTTGCAGCTGCCGCGCTATCGCGCCATGGAGCAGTCCTTCGGCGGTATCGGCCCCTTCGGCAAACTCATGATGTGCAATACCGCCGCCACCCAGGTCAGCGTCGATGCGGGCGCCGATCGCACGGAGGTCACTGCCCGCTGGACAGCGCTGTACACGATCGGTCCCGCACTGCTTGCCGCATTCGCCTGTTCGCCCGCGCTGCGTGGTGCGCCGGTGGGCGATTGGGCCTCGCAGCGGATGCGCACCTGGTTGCGACTCGACCACGCGCGCACCCGCCCACCTGTGGAGGCCTGGCCGAATCCGATCGCCGACTACGGCAGGTGGGCGCTGGATGTGCCGCTGCTGTGCGTGCGCAGGCCGGACCCGGCGCACGATGGCGATGCCGCCGCGAACGGAGCGGGCGACAACGGGCATGATCCCGGTTGGTCCGCACCACCGGGGGCTTCGTTCGCCGATTGGCTTTCCGGCGCGCTCGACGACGAGGTGGGTCGCCGCCCTGATATCGGAGATCTCGACTACCACCTGACCACGTTGTTCCCGCCGGTGCGCGCGGCGGGGCACCTCGAGGTCCGCTACCTCGACGCCCAGCCCGACGACGACTGGATGGTCCCGATCCATGTGGTCGACGCGCTCATGTCGACCCCTGCCGCGGTGGCCGAGGCGACCGCGGTGGCCGCGCCGCTCGCCGGACAGTGGCTGCACGCGGCGCGCTGCGGCCTGGCCGACCCGCAGATCCGGTCGGTAGCTGTCGAGCTGTTGACCCTCGCCGAGGCTTATGCGGCCACACCGGACGCGGCCCGCGAGATCGCCGGAGCGCTCCGGCGATGTCGTGGTGGTCGGACTCCGACCGGCGAGGCCGTCGCCGACGGCGCAGGAGGAGGGTCGTGA
- the pth gene encoding aminoacyl-tRNA hydrolase, protein MTESTTGPALVVGLGNPGPEYERTRHNVGFMVADVLAERVGGRFAVHKKSGADLLQARLDGRQVLIAKPRSFMNLSGRPVAALARFFSVPLTEVIVIHDELDLPFGAVRLKRGGGEGGHNGLRSVSSALTTKDYLRVRFGVGRPPGRQDPADYVLKPFSAPERKEVPVIVEQTADAVELLLRVGLETAQNQLH, encoded by the coding sequence ATGACCGAATCCACGACCGGGCCCGCACTCGTAGTCGGACTGGGTAATCCAGGTCCCGAATACGAGCGCACCCGGCACAATGTCGGCTTCATGGTCGCCGACGTGCTCGCGGAGCGCGTCGGCGGCCGTTTTGCCGTGCACAAGAAGTCGGGCGCGGATCTACTGCAGGCCCGCCTCGACGGCCGTCAGGTGCTGATCGCCAAACCGCGATCGTTCATGAACCTGTCCGGTCGCCCGGTCGCCGCATTGGCCCGCTTCTTCTCCGTGCCGCTCACCGAGGTGATCGTCATCCACGACGAACTCGATCTCCCCTTCGGCGCCGTGCGACTCAAGCGCGGCGGCGGCGAGGGCGGCCACAATGGTCTTCGCTCCGTGTCCAGCGCCCTGACCACGAAGGACTACCTGCGGGTTCGGTTCGGCGTCGGCCGTCCGCCCGGTCGTCAGGATCCCGCGGACTATGTGCTCAAGCCGTTCTCGGCTCCCGAGCGCAAGGAAGTTCCGGTGATCGTCGAGCAGACCGCCGACGCGGTCGAGCTGCTGCTGCGCGTCGGGCTGGAGACGGCACAGAACCAGCTGCACTGA